In Edaphobacter bradus, the following are encoded in one genomic region:
- a CDS encoding DUF4397 domain-containing protein has protein sequence MPFLKTLNPGYRVLLHKLVVRRATSCIALAALAATLSGCQGIVSSTKASQVRIIDASPDAPGLDIYQNNAAVAYNLGFGTITSYVPIDPGPYITTANAAGTKQVLSSSKATFTASSQYTVLIGNVSASLQQLTLKDQSQPAPSGQIALRFIDQATRISAVDVYLVPAGSKLTDVTPVTTGLVFNTNTGYLNIPAGTYTLVMVPNGTVPTSTTIATYTGAQVTYTQGSATTIILIDQQLVTTPGLQVLSATDFLSPTATN, from the coding sequence ATGCCTTTTCTTAAGACGCTCAATCCGGGCTATAGGGTTCTTCTGCACAAACTTGTGGTCCGCCGGGCCACGAGTTGCATAGCATTGGCTGCTCTCGCCGCTACGCTCTCTGGCTGCCAGGGCATCGTCAGCAGTACCAAGGCATCCCAGGTCCGCATCATCGACGCGTCGCCTGACGCTCCAGGCCTCGATATCTACCAGAACAACGCCGCCGTCGCCTACAACCTCGGCTTCGGAACCATCACCTCCTACGTCCCCATCGACCCCGGGCCCTACATCACCACGGCAAACGCCGCCGGAACCAAACAGGTGCTCTCGTCCTCCAAGGCAACCTTTACGGCCTCCAGCCAGTACACGGTTCTCATCGGGAACGTCTCCGCGAGTCTGCAGCAGCTCACTCTGAAGGACCAGAGCCAGCCTGCCCCCTCCGGCCAGATCGCGCTTCGCTTCATCGACCAGGCCACGCGAATCAGCGCCGTCGACGTCTACCTCGTTCCCGCCGGATCGAAGCTCACTGACGTCACCCCTGTCACAACTGGACTCGTCTTCAACACGAACACGGGCTACCTCAACATCCCCGCCGGAACCTATACCCTCGTCATGGTCCCCAACGGCACGGTTCCCACCAGCACTACGATTGCGACCTACACTGGTGCGCAGGTCACCTACACACAGGGCTCGGCGACTACGATCATCCTCATCGATCAGCAACTGGTCACCACCCCCGGCCTGCAGGTTCTCTCGGCAACTGATTTCCTCTCGCCCACCGCGACCAACTAG
- a CDS encoding ComEA family DNA-binding protein, producing the protein MNLRNKLLAATLFLATPVLVASPASILAQGAAKSTAKAAAQDADKLDINTATPDQLKAFKGIGDVYAKRIIDGRPYTAKNQLVSRGILPQGVYDKIKDQIIASKPKK; encoded by the coding sequence ATGAATCTTCGTAACAAGCTTCTCGCCGCAACACTCTTCCTCGCGACTCCGGTTCTGGTTGCTTCGCCCGCCTCCATTCTTGCGCAGGGTGCCGCCAAGTCGACTGCCAAAGCCGCTGCTCAGGATGCCGACAAACTGGACATCAACACTGCCACCCCCGACCAGCTCAAGGCGTTCAAGGGCATCGGAGACGTCTATGCGAAGCGAATCATCGACGGCCGCCCCTACACCGCGAAGAACCAGCTCGTCAGCCGCGGCATTCTTCCTCAGGGCGTCTACGACAAGATCAAAGACCAGATCATCGCCAGCAAGCCCAAGAAGTAG
- a CDS encoding MFS transporter, producing the protein MTGTAASGVAITGQAVDGRALYRRITWRLIPFLFLLYIVAYVDRVNVGFAAMDMKRQLNFSDTVYGTGAGIFFLGYSLFDLPSNLLMRRVGTRVWIARIMITWGLVAALMVFVSSPRSFYTMRFLLGVAEAGFVPGMLLYLTYWFPSHERARAVAKFMTATSLAGVVGGPLSSALLKLDGVAGLEGWQWLFVAEGIPTVLLGVLVLFVLKDGPENASWLRPEERQWLASELERDRSMYGATEHHTLGDAFRMPAVWMLAAVYVAIQIGVYIVNLWMPLILSNIGGGAHDVGLIARFSTVPYLLAALFTVIVGWSSDRLNERRGHLAGCMALAAAGFAWAAVAHSIPVALCAMSLAAIGLWSTMGPFWALMTRTVAGTAAAGGVAMITTLGGLGGFIGPYVTGRLKDATHSFSGGLYAMGALALGAALLSLAVRQRKLV; encoded by the coding sequence ATGACAGGAACAGCAGCGAGTGGTGTTGCCATCACCGGACAGGCGGTTGACGGACGGGCTCTTTATCGCAGAATTACCTGGCGGCTGATTCCCTTCCTGTTTCTGCTGTACATCGTTGCCTATGTGGATCGCGTCAATGTGGGGTTTGCCGCGATGGACATGAAGCGGCAGCTCAACTTCAGCGATACGGTGTATGGAACCGGCGCGGGAATCTTCTTCCTCGGCTACTCGCTGTTCGATCTGCCGAGCAATCTGCTGATGCGTCGCGTGGGAACGCGCGTGTGGATTGCGCGCATCATGATTACCTGGGGACTTGTTGCTGCGCTGATGGTGTTCGTCAGCTCGCCACGCTCGTTCTATACGATGCGGTTTCTGCTGGGCGTTGCGGAAGCGGGTTTCGTTCCGGGGATGCTGCTGTATCTCACCTACTGGTTTCCTTCGCACGAGCGTGCCCGCGCGGTGGCGAAGTTCATGACGGCGACCTCGCTTGCGGGCGTTGTTGGCGGTCCGCTGTCGAGTGCTCTGTTGAAGCTCGATGGAGTTGCCGGACTCGAGGGTTGGCAGTGGCTGTTTGTGGCGGAAGGGATTCCCACTGTCCTGCTCGGCGTCCTGGTGCTGTTCGTGCTGAAGGATGGTCCGGAGAACGCGTCATGGCTGCGTCCTGAGGAGCGGCAGTGGCTTGCGAGCGAGTTGGAGCGCGATCGCTCGATGTATGGCGCGACCGAGCACCATACGCTGGGAGATGCGTTCAGGATGCCTGCGGTCTGGATGCTCGCTGCGGTGTATGTCGCGATCCAGATTGGCGTGTACATCGTGAACCTTTGGATGCCCCTGATTCTGAGCAACATTGGAGGAGGAGCCCACGATGTCGGCTTGATCGCCAGGTTCTCCACGGTGCCGTATCTGCTTGCTGCGTTGTTTACGGTGATTGTGGGCTGGAGCTCGGACCGTCTGAACGAGCGGCGTGGGCATCTCGCCGGCTGCATGGCATTGGCGGCAGCTGGATTTGCATGGGCTGCCGTGGCGCACAGTATTCCTGTTGCCTTGTGCGCCATGTCGCTTGCGGCGATAGGACTGTGGAGCACGATGGGACCTTTCTGGGCTCTGATGACGCGCACGGTTGCGGGAACTGCGGCTGCAGGCGGCGTCGCGATGATCACGACGCTGGGCGGACTCGGCGGCTTTATTGGACCCTACGTCACGGGCAGGCTGAAGGACGCGACGCATAGCTTCTCCGGCGGCCTCTATGCGATGGGCGCGCTTGCTCTGGGCGCTGCGCTGCTGAGCTTAGCCGTAAGACAACGCAAGTTGGTGTAG
- the hisI gene encoding phosphoribosyl-AMP cyclohydrolase, translated as MDAVKIDFAKMDGLVPGIVQDAKTGEMLMLGFLNETSYQKTLETGFVTFWSRTRGKLWMKGETSGNRLRVIEASTDCDNDTLLFKVEVEGDGLVCHEGTVSCFTKPIVKGTK; from the coding sequence ATGGATGCAGTGAAGATCGATTTTGCGAAGATGGATGGGCTGGTCCCGGGAATCGTGCAGGACGCGAAGACCGGCGAGATGCTGATGCTCGGCTTTCTGAATGAGACCAGCTACCAGAAGACTCTGGAGACAGGGTTCGTCACTTTCTGGAGCAGGACGCGCGGCAAGCTGTGGATGAAGGGCGAGACGAGCGGCAACCGCCTGCGCGTCATCGAGGCTTCGACCGACTGCGACAACGATACGCTCCTCTTCAAAGTCGAGGTCGAGGGCGATGGGCTGGTGTGCCACGAGGGCACTGTGAGCTGCTTCACCAAACCGATTGTGAAGGGAACAAAATAA
- a CDS encoding LssY C-terminal domain-containing protein, which yields MRKAAVLLLIPGVLAGLRAQTAPAADTAAAAAVSTVPAGAGVQAIVSMRDHPATGATAKIPTHKQSYEFTLNNTDWLDTGVVLSAGEQATFTVTGSFLLADGRTAGPDGLDRGWKDLLRSFPLNDAKVGSVIGRVSDVGATVPFAIGAGGEITMPTSGKLFLRVNTTSDLNPTGSFTVKMKFAKAARTQATAASATPAEVVTKLVSPETFAEIPRRVNDRPSGEGNPGDMVNFALIGTPEQVEAAYRAAGWASVDKDVQSAILNGLMKTLSHESYTEMPMSTLYLFGRPQDYSFARADPIKVAAERHHLRVWKTDQTIDGRPLWVGSATHDIGFEKDQRNGRVTHKIDPEIDTERDYLLQSFDAAGAFSSAAYVTPTNPMTEAKTATGGSFHSDGRIVVMDLSANLK from the coding sequence GTGAGAAAAGCGGCTGTACTGTTGTTGATACCCGGGGTGCTGGCGGGGCTCCGGGCGCAGACGGCTCCAGCAGCCGATACAGCCGCAGCGGCTGCGGTTTCTACGGTCCCGGCAGGGGCGGGCGTCCAGGCAATTGTGAGCATGCGGGACCATCCGGCGACTGGAGCGACGGCTAAGATTCCAACTCATAAGCAGAGCTATGAATTCACTCTGAATAACACCGACTGGCTGGACACGGGAGTGGTGCTGAGCGCGGGGGAACAGGCGACCTTTACGGTGACGGGGAGCTTTCTACTAGCTGATGGCCGGACCGCGGGGCCGGACGGCCTGGACCGCGGGTGGAAGGACCTGCTGCGCAGCTTTCCGCTCAATGATGCAAAGGTGGGCTCGGTGATCGGACGGGTGAGCGACGTTGGAGCGACGGTTCCCTTCGCGATTGGAGCCGGCGGCGAGATAACAATGCCGACCAGCGGCAAGCTTTTTCTGCGTGTGAATACGACGAGCGACCTGAACCCAACGGGCAGCTTTACCGTGAAGATGAAGTTTGCCAAGGCGGCCAGGACTCAGGCAACGGCGGCGTCAGCCACGCCTGCAGAGGTTGTGACCAAGCTGGTCTCTCCGGAGACGTTTGCGGAGATTCCGCGGCGGGTGAATGACCGGCCGAGCGGCGAGGGCAATCCGGGCGACATGGTGAACTTCGCGCTGATTGGAACCCCGGAGCAGGTGGAGGCCGCGTATAGGGCGGCCGGGTGGGCGTCCGTGGACAAGGATGTGCAGAGCGCAATTCTGAACGGGCTGATGAAGACGCTGAGCCACGAGTCGTACACGGAGATGCCGATGAGCACCCTGTATCTCTTTGGGCGCCCGCAGGACTACTCCTTCGCCAGGGCCGACCCGATCAAGGTGGCAGCGGAGCGGCACCATCTGCGCGTGTGGAAGACAGACCAGACGATCGACGGAAGGCCGCTGTGGGTGGGTTCAGCGACGCACGACATCGGGTTTGAGAAGGACCAGAGAAACGGCCGCGTCACGCACAAGATTGACCCGGAGATAGACACCGAGCGCGATTACCTGCTGCAGAGCTTCGATGCGGCCGGAGCGTTTTCGAGTGCGGCTTATGTGACTCCCACGAACCCCATGACCGAGGCGAAGACGGCCACAGGAGGAAGCTTTCATTCGGACGGGCGAATTGTGGTGATGGATCTGTCGGCGAATCTAAAGTGA
- the hisG gene encoding ATP phosphoribosyltransferase, whose translation MSEVKLSETSETGKLKLGIPKGSLQDATIALFERAGWRIFASGRSYFPTVDDAEIECMLVRAQEMARYVEHGALDAGLTGNDWVLENENNVEYVTSLTYSKQSRQKVRWVLAVPEDSPFQKPEDLAGKIIATELVEFTKRYFAAKNIPVKVEFSWGATEVKPPTLADAIVEVTETGSSLRANRLRIIETLMESETQLIANKAAYQDDWKRRKIENISLMLNAAIAAQGRVGLMLNARKTDLREILAVLPALNSPTVSQLSDAEWVALNTILEEAEVREVIPMLKAAGATGIVEYPLSKVVL comes from the coding sequence ATGAGCGAGGTGAAGTTGAGCGAGACGAGCGAAACCGGGAAGCTGAAGCTGGGGATTCCTAAGGGTAGCCTGCAGGATGCGACGATTGCGCTGTTTGAGCGCGCTGGGTGGCGGATCTTCGCCAGTGGACGCAGCTACTTCCCTACGGTCGATGACGCGGAGATCGAGTGCATGCTGGTGCGGGCGCAGGAGATGGCTCGCTATGTGGAGCACGGTGCGCTGGACGCGGGACTCACCGGTAACGACTGGGTCCTCGAAAACGAGAACAATGTGGAGTATGTCACCAGCCTCACCTACTCGAAGCAGAGCCGGCAGAAGGTGAGGTGGGTGCTCGCAGTGCCCGAGGATTCGCCGTTCCAGAAGCCGGAGGACCTGGCAGGCAAGATTATTGCAACGGAGCTCGTCGAATTTACGAAGCGATACTTTGCTGCGAAAAATATTCCAGTGAAGGTGGAGTTCAGCTGGGGAGCGACCGAGGTGAAGCCGCCGACGCTGGCCGACGCGATCGTTGAGGTGACCGAGACCGGAAGCTCGCTGCGCGCGAACCGGCTGCGGATTATCGAGACGCTGATGGAGAGCGAGACGCAGTTGATCGCGAACAAGGCCGCTTATCAGGACGACTGGAAGCGGCGGAAGATCGAGAACATCTCACTGATGCTAAATGCGGCAATCGCGGCGCAGGGCCGCGTGGGGCTGATGCTGAACGCGCGCAAGACAGATCTGCGCGAGATTCTGGCCGTGCTGCCGGCGCTGAACTCACCCACGGTGTCGCAGCTGAGCGATGCGGAGTGGGTCGCGCTGAACACGATCCTGGAAGAGGCCGAGGTCCGCGAGGTGATTCCGATGCTGAAGGCGGCAGGCGCTACGGGGATTGTGGAGTATCCGCTGAGCAAGGTTGTGCTGTGA
- the ahcY gene encoding adenosylhomocysteinase, whose protein sequence is MATATIDKAAVAAEYKVADISLAEFGRKEIEIAEQEMPGLMSIRNKYAPSKPLAGVRVTGSLHMTIQTAVLIETMVALGADVRWASCNIFSTQDHAAAAIAAAGVPVFAWKGETLEEYWWCTDQALRHKGGLGPQIVIDDGGDVTLLIHKGVELEKGDGWVNTPSSNQEEQVIKNLLKKIHAEGATYFTKLAKEWKGVAEETTTGVHRLYKMMEQGKLLVPAINVNDSVTKSKFDNLYGCRESLVDGIKRATDVMVAGKTAVICGYGDVGKGSAASLRGLGARVIVTEIDPINALQAAMEGYEVTTLEETLGRGDIYVTCTGNVDIITLEHMKQMKDQAIVCNIGHFDNEIQMDALNEAKGVKKTNIKPQVDKYTFPTGNSIFVLAEGRLVNLGCATGHPSFVMSNSFSNQTLAALDLWKNKDTYKPGVYILPKKLDEEVARLHLEKIGVKLTTLSKKQADYLGVSVDGPYKAEQYRY, encoded by the coding sequence ATGGCAACAGCAACGATTGATAAGGCAGCAGTAGCGGCGGAGTACAAGGTCGCGGACATCTCGCTTGCCGAGTTTGGGCGCAAGGAGATCGAGATCGCCGAGCAGGAGATGCCGGGCCTGATGTCGATCCGTAACAAGTACGCTCCGTCGAAACCGCTGGCCGGCGTTCGCGTGACCGGATCGCTGCATATGACCATCCAGACAGCCGTGCTGATCGAGACGATGGTCGCTCTCGGCGCCGACGTTCGCTGGGCGAGCTGCAACATCTTCTCGACGCAGGACCATGCTGCAGCGGCGATTGCGGCGGCGGGCGTTCCAGTCTTCGCGTGGAAGGGCGAGACTCTCGAGGAGTACTGGTGGTGCACCGACCAGGCTCTGCGGCACAAGGGCGGCCTCGGTCCGCAGATCGTAATCGACGACGGCGGCGACGTGACGCTGCTCATCCACAAGGGCGTCGAGCTTGAGAAGGGCGACGGCTGGGTGAATACGCCTTCGTCCAACCAGGAGGAGCAGGTCATCAAGAACCTGCTCAAGAAGATCCATGCCGAGGGCGCAACCTACTTTACCAAGCTGGCCAAGGAATGGAAGGGCGTCGCCGAAGAGACGACGACCGGCGTCCACCGCCTCTACAAGATGATGGAGCAGGGCAAGCTGCTGGTTCCAGCGATCAACGTGAACGACTCGGTGACCAAGAGCAAGTTCGACAATCTGTACGGTTGCCGCGAGTCGCTCGTCGATGGCATCAAGCGCGCGACGGACGTGATGGTTGCAGGCAAGACGGCCGTGATCTGCGGCTACGGCGACGTCGGCAAGGGCTCGGCGGCTTCGCTGCGCGGGCTCGGAGCGCGGGTCATCGTGACCGAGATCGATCCGATCAACGCGCTGCAGGCGGCGATGGAAGGCTACGAGGTCACCACGCTCGAAGAGACACTGGGACGCGGCGACATCTACGTGACCTGCACGGGCAACGTGGACATCATCACCTTAGAGCACATGAAGCAGATGAAGGACCAGGCGATCGTCTGCAACATCGGCCACTTCGACAACGAGATCCAGATGGACGCGTTGAACGAAGCCAAGGGCGTGAAGAAGACGAACATCAAGCCGCAGGTAGACAAGTACACCTTCCCGACCGGAAACAGCATCTTTGTGCTGGCCGAGGGCCGTCTGGTGAACCTGGGCTGCGCGACCGGCCATCCTTCGTTTGTGATGTCGAACAGCTTCAGCAATCAAACTCTCGCCGCGCTCGACCTCTGGAAGAACAAGGACACCTACAAGCCCGGCGTCTACATCCTTCCGAAGAAGCTGGACGAGGAGGTTGCACGGCTGCACCTGGAGAAGATCGGCGTGAAGCTGACAACTCTCTCGAAGAAGCAGGCCGACTACCTCGGAGTTTCGGTCGACGGGCCATACAAGGCGGAGCAGTACCGGTACTAA
- a CDS encoding GAF domain-containing SpoIIE family protein phosphatase — MLQRSARLQYGLLALVAVLALSHFYVGLSNNLRNLVRGQTSPRTPFITTDLTPVVSSMEPEAQAAGLRQGDTVLTVSGERFTGRVVLIAQVRSSHVGAPLAITWTHPGDTGVQSGSIALAPERATPAPFYLWITRSIFLALPLLFLLIGVWVVLARPHNPHAWLILGILGYFDSLFIGYGKFSGGILFAFAIFWNTVAQTAMPLCLMFLGVYFPQHSGLDVRFPWVKWVLTISILAFMPLDLIYYYSDAWKFTAGSWLVRPTYAINFTENVLAALAISWFFATLGVKRAALAGDARRRIVVMLWGASIGLTPLLFLVFYAAYRNVDLGQGIPQWLDISVFVILLLFPLTLAYVVVVQRAMDVRILIRQGTKYAFARGTIVVILALLAIWMIASIVHLIRYPHQHRAVDLIGIIGIIAIFLGFRYPLAKRLQQKIDQRFFREAYSAEQVLSELSDEVRNFTEVTPLLTTITQRIGDTLHVDRIAVFLRSGDAYHLQLATGAPLAPGSLALSATFAVISRLAHARSPEPEPVYRDDPSSWLVDATDAERAALSDLSAELLVPLPGRNRLEGVMALGPKRSEEPYSRTDRQLLQSVATQTGLALENAELFQNLTAEVAHRERISREIEIARDVQQHLFPQVVPSIPGIDLAGHCRQAQAVGGDYYDFFILPAGEGDERLALALGDISGKGISAALLMASLRASLRSAAQLQPGDLGTLMRHVNRLVYESSTSNRYATFFYAELDPATRLLTYVNAGHNPPVILRGSEAIALHSTGTVIGLLPEVSYCRASILLHPGDMLVAFTDGISEAMNAAEEEWGEPRMIAAAQALLARPDCKTTAKQLLDCIFNEADHFTAAAPQHDDMTLLICAVS, encoded by the coding sequence ATGTTGCAGCGATCCGCACGTCTCCAGTACGGGCTCCTCGCGCTTGTGGCCGTTCTTGCGCTGTCGCACTTCTATGTCGGGCTGTCGAACAATCTGCGTAACCTGGTCCGCGGCCAGACCAGCCCTCGCACGCCTTTCATCACTACCGATCTCACGCCCGTAGTATCGTCCATGGAGCCCGAGGCCCAGGCGGCGGGACTCCGGCAGGGCGACACTGTCCTTACTGTTAGTGGCGAGCGGTTCACCGGCCGCGTCGTACTCATCGCCCAGGTTCGCAGCAGCCATGTTGGCGCTCCCCTCGCCATCACCTGGACCCATCCAGGCGACACTGGCGTGCAGAGTGGTTCCATCGCGCTCGCGCCAGAGCGTGCTACCCCCGCTCCCTTCTATCTCTGGATTACGCGAAGCATCTTTCTCGCGCTTCCGCTGCTCTTTCTCCTCATCGGCGTCTGGGTTGTGCTCGCACGCCCGCACAATCCGCACGCCTGGCTCATCCTGGGAATCCTCGGCTACTTCGACTCCCTGTTCATCGGTTACGGCAAGTTTTCCGGCGGCATTCTCTTTGCATTTGCCATCTTCTGGAACACCGTCGCCCAGACCGCCATGCCGCTCTGCCTGATGTTTCTGGGCGTCTACTTCCCGCAGCACTCCGGCCTTGACGTCAGATTTCCGTGGGTCAAATGGGTTCTCACCATCTCCATCCTGGCTTTCATGCCGCTGGATCTCATCTACTACTACAGCGATGCCTGGAAGTTCACCGCCGGCAGTTGGCTGGTACGACCCACGTACGCCATCAACTTCACGGAAAACGTGCTCGCGGCTCTGGCCATCAGCTGGTTCTTCGCCACGCTCGGCGTCAAGCGAGCCGCATTGGCAGGCGACGCTCGCCGCCGCATCGTCGTCATGCTTTGGGGAGCCAGCATCGGGCTCACGCCCTTACTCTTCCTCGTCTTCTATGCTGCCTATCGAAACGTCGATCTCGGGCAGGGCATCCCGCAGTGGCTCGATATCTCAGTCTTCGTCATCCTTCTTCTCTTTCCCCTCACCCTCGCCTATGTCGTCGTCGTCCAGCGCGCGATGGACGTCCGCATCCTCATTCGCCAAGGCACAAAGTACGCCTTCGCCCGAGGCACCATCGTCGTCATCCTCGCGCTGCTCGCCATCTGGATGATCGCCTCGATCGTCCATCTCATTCGTTATCCACATCAACATCGCGCTGTCGATCTCATCGGCATCATCGGCATCATCGCCATCTTCCTCGGATTCCGCTACCCCCTGGCCAAACGCCTTCAACAAAAAATCGACCAGCGCTTCTTCCGCGAAGCCTACTCGGCCGAGCAGGTGCTCTCCGAGCTGTCCGACGAGGTCCGCAACTTCACTGAGGTCACGCCGCTCCTCACCACCATCACCCAGCGCATCGGCGACACTCTGCACGTCGATCGCATCGCTGTCTTCCTTCGCTCAGGCGACGCCTATCATCTCCAGCTCGCAACCGGAGCCCCTCTCGCGCCTGGCTCGCTCGCGTTATCTGCAACGTTCGCTGTCATCTCTAGGCTCGCGCATGCTCGCAGCCCCGAGCCTGAGCCTGTCTACCGCGACGACCCCTCAAGCTGGCTCGTCGACGCCACTGACGCCGAGCGCGCCGCTCTCAGCGATCTCTCGGCCGAACTCCTCGTCCCGCTCCCCGGCCGCAACCGTCTCGAGGGCGTCATGGCCCTCGGCCCCAAGCGCTCCGAGGAGCCCTACTCCCGCACCGACCGCCAGCTCCTTCAATCTGTCGCCACGCAGACCGGTCTCGCGCTGGAAAACGCCGAGCTCTTCCAGAACCTCACCGCCGAGGTCGCCCACCGCGAGCGCATCTCGCGCGAGATCGAGATCGCCCGCGATGTCCAGCAGCATCTCTTCCCGCAGGTCGTCCCCTCCATCCCCGGCATCGATCTCGCCGGCCACTGCCGTCAGGCCCAAGCCGTCGGCGGCGACTACTACGACTTCTTCATCCTCCCCGCCGGTGAGGGCGACGAGCGCCTCGCCCTCGCCCTCGGCGACATCTCCGGCAAGGGCATCTCCGCCGCGCTGCTTATGGCGAGCCTCCGCGCCAGCCTGCGCAGCGCCGCGCAGCTCCAGCCCGGCGACCTCGGCACGCTCATGCGCCATGTCAACCGGCTCGTCTACGAGTCTTCGACGTCCAACCGCTATGCCACCTTCTTCTATGCCGAGCTCGATCCTGCCACGCGTCTGCTTACCTACGTCAACGCCGGGCACAATCCTCCGGTCATCCTTCGCGGCTCTGAGGCCATCGCGCTCCACTCCACTGGAACCGTCATCGGACTTCTGCCTGAGGTCTCTTACTGCCGCGCAAGCATCCTGTTGCACCCTGGAGACATGCTGGTGGCCTTCACTGACGGCATCTCCGAGGCCATGAACGCCGCCGAAGAAGAGTGGGGCGAACCCCGCATGATCGCCGCCGCACAGGCCCTGCTCGCGCGCCCCGACTGCAAGACCACAGCAAAGCAACTTCTCGATTGCATCTTCAATGAGGCCGACCACTTCACCGCCGCAGCTCCGCAACACGACGACATGACCCTGCTTATCTGCGCCGTGAGTTGA
- the hisD gene encoding histidinol dehydrogenase: MKLVKTFGRTAKTAAALIETLERRGAVSTAKVEPVVRRILADVRKGGDAALRRYATKFDGLAKRYGLLVSRNEMQAAWEATAPELQAAMMVARGNILAFAEAQRPKEWMISPADGVKTGQIVRPLASVGCYVPGGRYPLPSTLLMTVTPAQVAGVERVVVCSPKPARETMAAAWLAGVTEFYRVGGAQAVAAMAYGTKTVARVDKIVGPGNLFVTAAKTLVASECGIDMPAGPTEIVVTSETGDAAGIAADLVAQAEHDPEALAILITSNEALAKAVAVEVKQQAKANSIAKQSLAAQGCIFVTKTVAEARELTNRLAPEHLTVDTAADLKWVRNAGSVFVGDYAPQSMGDYVSGPNHVLPTGRVGRVRGGLSVMDFVKVITVQEYSRNGLRKIGPHAIALAEAEGLVAHAESVRVRMTR; encoded by the coding sequence ATGAAGCTGGTGAAGACATTTGGCCGGACCGCGAAGACCGCAGCAGCGCTGATTGAGACGCTGGAGCGGCGCGGCGCGGTGAGCACAGCGAAGGTAGAGCCCGTGGTGCGGCGGATTCTTGCTGATGTTCGCAAGGGCGGCGACGCTGCGCTGCGCCGCTATGCCACCAAATTCGACGGGCTGGCTAAGCGCTACGGTCTACTGGTCTCACGGAACGAGATGCAGGCAGCGTGGGAGGCTACTGCGCCTGAACTGCAGGCCGCGATGATGGTGGCGCGAGGGAACATTCTCGCGTTCGCCGAGGCGCAGCGGCCGAAGGAGTGGATGATCTCGCCCGCGGATGGAGTGAAGACCGGGCAGATCGTGCGGCCGCTGGCGAGCGTAGGTTGCTATGTTCCGGGAGGGCGGTATCCATTGCCTTCGACGCTGCTGATGACGGTGACTCCGGCGCAGGTGGCCGGGGTGGAGCGAGTGGTGGTATGTTCGCCGAAGCCCGCGCGAGAGACGATGGCGGCAGCCTGGCTCGCTGGCGTGACGGAGTTCTATCGTGTGGGTGGAGCACAGGCGGTTGCCGCGATGGCCTATGGCACGAAGACGGTTGCGCGTGTGGACAAGATCGTAGGGCCGGGGAATCTGTTTGTAACTGCGGCGAAGACGCTTGTCGCGAGCGAGTGTGGGATTGATATGCCTGCAGGACCGACTGAGATCGTCGTTACGAGCGAGACGGGAGATGCGGCTGGAATCGCAGCGGACCTGGTCGCGCAGGCGGAGCACGATCCTGAGGCGCTGGCGATTCTGATCACGAGCAACGAAGCTCTGGCCAAGGCTGTTGCGGTAGAGGTGAAGCAGCAGGCCAAAGCGAATTCGATTGCAAAGCAGTCACTAGCAGCACAGGGATGTATCTTTGTGACGAAGACCGTGGCAGAGGCTCGTGAGTTGACGAACCGGTTGGCTCCGGAGCACTTGACCGTAGATACTGCGGCGGACCTGAAGTGGGTTCGCAACGCGGGCAGCGTGTTTGTGGGAGACTATGCTCCGCAGTCAATGGGCGACTATGTCTCCGGGCCGAACCACGTGCTGCCGACCGGACGCGTGGGCCGTGTGCGCGGCGGACTGAGTGTGATGGACTTCGTGAAGGTGATTACGGTGCAGGAGTACTCGCGCAACGGACTCAGGAAGATTGGGCCGCACGCGATTGCATTGGCTGAGGCTGAGGGATTAGTTGCGCACGCGGAGAGTGTGCGAGTGAGGATGACGCGATGA